A genomic region of Halichondria panicea chromosome 5, odHalPani1.1, whole genome shotgun sequence contains the following coding sequences:
- the LOC135335830 gene encoding uncharacterized protein LOC135335830 isoform X4, with protein MSDNLAKQLYLASRDGCDQEVLELLQRGAPPDSIDCYTRWQGGYIPLHKACAYNRLRIAELLIKFGAIVTAADNGGWTPLHSACYNNSKDTAKLLLEHHCPTDIKNSGGQTAAHWARLKGYRALADYVEEFQPGPRDPLPSYPTLEQLSQLECDQWLQLGVRLGLSNDQLETIKESQHPTAATLQAAKIKNIDMQWKDIVEALVSVGEYKLAESVCTQQGEGESTLSVSAFYGWLDWVKRLVETVGLNPKGENGTVNKAGDTPLSLACANGHLDTVKYLVNEHHCDPGTVNKAGDTPLSLACANAGHLDTVKYLVNEHHCDPRSTVNKAGDTPLSLAYKGGHWEVVKYLAITHHCDTTIAVNKAGDTPLSIECSRGYLEMVKAIINKHVDPNKPFNKAGDTPLSLAYKCGHWEVVRYLAITHHCDTTIAVNEAGDTPLSLECYRGNLEMVKALINKHVDPNKLVNKAGDTPLSLACANGHLDTVKYLVNEHHCDPRKPVNKAGDTPLSLAYQNRHLETIKYLAQEHQCDPKFAVNEAGDTPLSLECYRGNLEMVKALINKHVDPNKLVNKAGDTPLSLACANGHLDTVKYLVNEHHCDPRKPVNKAGDTPLSLAYQNRHLETIKYLAQEHQCDPKFAVNEAGDTPLSLECYRGNLEMVKALINKHVDPNKLVNKAGDTPLSLACANGHLDTVKYLVNEHHCDPRKPVNKAGDTPLALAYQNRHLETIKYLAQEHQCDPKFAVNKAGDTPLSLECSHGNLDIVKALINKHVDPNKPVNKAGDTPLSLAYKGGHWEVVKYLAITHHCDATSVLLLAVKHNQNAIVEILLVESHSDPNVTDKEGKTPLNLSNDPEIIKLLLKHGAKAANVYKKHSKLIRKLSSERPPHLPLSVLIIGDGGVGKSTLLKSILSSKGFWSLFQKARPVDDVDARTVGIIPYEIYTKEFGRIIYFDFAGQKEFYTSHCAILENAVQTSPPIIILCAKLVESEQAIIDSMYRWLTLVQNQCTNLKGKAHVIVVGSHADQVKKMGEDPQAKESIFAPIIKQFPKFEITEFIPIDCRFADSSDMNIVRKRIQKSSAILRSPETISLNAHTFYIYLAENFKHKLAVSLKVVQQRIHSDLDQTHESEKMADILSFIPTTLNHLVDICTQLSKVGLLLFLYNKSSYENSFLICDSKKLLSDVTGTVFAPEHFRQHCKLASSTGVVPLSKFEEAFSNYDTEMLIAFMTHLELCFEIKDKQVLEYIQKMEPDLDDTRYLFFPGLIRIETPERVWEEDPSMSYHFGWILETSQNTHFYDPRCLQVLILRIVFTFGLAPASKVLHDIPSLQKFCSVWKSGICWCNDDGIITHLELCNNKSFTIKIRSEVLTPESLAHRSKVVSKVLETVKDVCPNIVVVESLINPQEVVSHPLKPSSELTLFSVRDLAAAVISQKEAVKSVHRPLSLKRLLQFEPYAGLDLNTLQCIHSDKNVMKDEKISNTFIYHFTSQISDPNSILMYRQMLSQSQASNVNIQSVRPKQEVVQALETWRSETEGTYSCLRETLNKYSVFAGRNPLDLAGVAHDDIDPSVFSISGDELTDHQIPSTPTLASGELSIDMNQKSTIREHNDTVSVVKTPSSDEGSLSSERLQHSAALVQRLGATSAGTGDSQLHRRGSSDLSALRNIVDTAITGQLEYQMKYGDAHIQDPGTTSVYELMVKHGVTDEQLDREIEQGDLAPVAMHFDNVELYLNPLKLNGNEQADVWRETYLSRSNQVAVITCLSIWRGHEPSEATFRALIRILLDLRKEELATRICQYLADGNGQVYTQRADKSADLKPDIMCEGSLSSERLQYSADLVQRVGATISSSTCEVHTRRGLSANRVTLQDLVSRYSLTDKQLNSEIGDSDIPYLAEHFNGVKSAMGLTPAQQADVNRLYCNEGTQVAMTECLILWKRHDPFAATYKALLELLLGLRKDEIADDICQHLSQ; from the exons ATGAG TGACAACCTTGCTAAACAACTCTACCTGGCTAGTCGTGATGGTTGTGACCAAGAAGTGCTTGAGCTGCTACAGAGAGGAGCTCCACCTGACAGCATTGACTGCTACACTAGATGGCAGGGTGGATACATTCCACTACACAAGGCATGTGCTTACAACCGTCTCCGCATTGCAGAATTACTCATCAAGTTTGGAGCCATTGTAACTGCTGCAGATAATGGTGGTTGGACCCCCTTACACTCGGCATGTTACAACAACAGTAAGGACACTGCTAAGCTGTTACTGGAGCACCACTGTCCCACAG ATATCAAGAACAGTGGTGGACAGACTGCTGCTCATTGGGCCAGATTGAAGGGGTACCGTGCCTTAGCTGACTATGTGGAGGAGTTCCAGCCTGGACCTAGAG atCCTCTGCCCTCGTACCCAACACTGGAACAGCTGAGTCAGCTGGAATGTGACCAATGGCTTCAACTTGGTGTTCGCTTGGGATTGAGCAATGACCAACTGGAAACCATAAAGGAGAGCCAACACCCCACAGCAGCAACTCTCCAGGCAGCCAAAATCAAGAATATTGACATGCAGTGGAAGGATATTGTGGAAGCTCTAGTGAGCGTTGGAGAGTACAAGTTGGCAGAGAGTGTGTGCACTCAGCAAG GGGAAGGTGAGAGTACTCTGTCAGTGAGTGCATTCTATGGCTGGCTGGACTGGGTCAAGCGTCTTGTGGAAACTGTGGGCCTCAATCCAAAAGGTGAAAATG gtacagtcaacaaggctggtgacactccactctctctggcctgtgctaatggccacttggacactgtcaagtatcttgtgaacgagcatcattgtgatccgggtacagtcaacaaggctggtgacaccccactctctctggcctgtgctaatgCAGGCCACTTGGACACTGTCAAGTACCTTGTGAAcgagcatcattgtgatcctagaa gtacagtcaacaaggctggtgacactccactctctctggcctacaaaggtggacactgggaagtggtcaagtatctcgccatcactcatcactgtgacACAACAA TTGCAGTGAATaaggctggagacactcctctctccATTGAGTGTTCCCGTGGTTACCTGGAGATGGTCAAGGCTATCatcaacaagcatgttgatccaaata AGCCattcaacaaggctggtgacaccccactctctctggcctacaaatgtggacactgggaagtggtcaggtatctcgccatcactcatcactgtgatACAACAA TTGCAGTGAATgaggctggagacactcctctctccctTGAGTGTTACCGTGGTAACCTGGagatggtcaaggctctcatcaacaagcatgttgatccaaata AGctagtcaacaaggctggtgacactccactctctctggcctgtgctaatggccacttggacacagtcaaaTATCTTGTGAACGAacatcattgtgatcctagaa agccagtcaacaaggctggtgacactccactctctctggcctaccAAAACAGACACTTGGAGACTATCAAATATCTTGCTCAAGAACATCAGTGTGACCCAAAAT TTGCAGTGAATgaggctggagacactcctctctccctTGAGTGTTACCGTGGTAACCTGGagatggtcaaggctctcatcaacaagcatgttgatccaaata AGctagtcaacaaggctggtgacactccactctctctggcctgtgctaatggccacttggacacagtcaaaTATCTTGTGAACGAacatcattgtgatcctagaa agccagtcaacaaggctggtgacactccactctctctggcctaccAAAACAGACACTTGGAGACTATCAAATATCTTGCTCAAGAACATCAGTGTGACCCAAAAT TTGCAGTGAATgaggctggagacactcctctctccctTGAGTGTTACCGTGGTAACCTGGagatggtcaaggctctcatcaacaagcatgttgatccaaata AGctagtcaacaaggctggtgacactccactctctctggcctgtgctaatggccacttggacacagtcaaaTATCTTGTGAACGAacatcattgtgatcctagaa agccagtcaacaaggctggtgacactccACTCGCTCTGGCCTACCAAAACAGACACTTGGAGACTATCAAATATCTTGCTCAAGAACATCAGTGTGACCCAAAAT TTGCAGTGAATAAGGCTGGAGATACTCCTCTCTCCCTCGAGTGTTCCCATGGTAACCTGGATATAGTCAAGGCTCTCatcaacaagcatgttgatccaaata agccagtcaacaaggctggtgacactccactctctctggcctacaaAGGTGGACACTGGGAAGTTGTCAAGTATCTTgccatcactcatcactgtgatGCAACAA GTGTCCTCTTGCTAGCAGTAAAGCATAatcagaatgcaatagttgaGATTCTATTGGTAGAAAGCCATAGCGATCCGAATGTAACCGACAAAGAAGGCAAGACACCTCTCAATTTGTCCAACGACCCTGAGATCATAAAGCTCCTCTTGAAACATGGAGCCAAGGCTGCCAATGTCTACAAGAAACACAGCAAGCTCATCAGAAAGCTCTCCTCCGAGCGACCCCCCCACCTTCCTCTGTCTGTGCTCATTATTGGTGATGGTGGCGTGGGGAAGAGCACTCTGTTGAAGTCCATTCTGAGCTCAAAAGGGTTTTGGTCTCTATTCCAGAAGGCAAGACCAGTCGATGACGTCGATGCGAGGACAGTGGGGATAATACCGTACGAAATATACACCAAAGAGTTTGGGAGAATCATCTACTTTGATTTTGCGGGCCAGAAAGAGTTTTACACGAGCCACTGTGCCATTCTGGAGAATGCTGTTCAAACCTCACCACCCATCATTATCCTCTGTGCTAAGCTTGTAGAAAGTGAGCAGGCGATTATTGATTCCATGTATCGTTGGTTGACCCTCGTCCAAAACCAGTGCACCAATCTGAAAGGCAAAGCACACGTGATAGTAGTTGGTAGCCATGCCGACCAGGTGAAGAAAATGGGAGAAGATCCACAAGCCAAAGAGAGCATCTTTGCCCCCATTATCAAGCAATTCCCAAAGTTTGAGATCACAGAGTTCATTCCAATAGATTGCCGCTTTGCTGATTCGAGTGATATGAATATCGTGAGAAAGCGGATTCAGAAAAGCTCTGCTATTCTCCGCTCTCCAGAAACCATCAGCCTGAATGCTCACACCTTTTACATCTACCTTGCTGAGAACTTTAAACATAAACTTGCTGTTTCATTGAAGGTTGTTCAACAACGAATACACAGCGATCTAGACCAAACACATGAGTCAGAGAAAATGGCAGACATCCTTTCCTTTATTCCGACCACCCTCAACCATCTAGTTGATATCTGTACCCAGTTAAGCAAGGTGGGGCTTCTGCTATTTCTTTACAACAAATCCTCATATGAAAATTCCTTTCTGATCTGTGACTCTAAAAAATTACTCTCTGATGTCACTGGGACAGTATTTGCTCCTGAGCACTTTCGTCAGCACTGCAAACTCGCCTCAAGCACTGGAGTGGTGCCTTTGTCCAAGTTTGAAGAAGCTTTCAGTAACTACGACACTGAAATGCTGATTGCTTTCATGACACATTTAGAGCTGTGCTTTGAGATCAAAGACAAGCAAGTTCTAGAGTACATTCAGAAGATGGAGCCAGACCTAGACGACACTCGCTACCTCTTCTTTCCCGGGCTCATCAGGATAGAAACTCCCGAGCGTGTATGGGAGGAAGACCCTTCCATGAGCTACCACTTTGGATGGATACTCGAAACCTCTCAGAACACACATTTTTACGATCCTCGCTGCCTTCAAGTCCTCATTCTTAGAATAGTGTTCACGTTTGGCCTTGCCCCTGCTAGCAAAGTACTGCATGATATcccttccctgcagaaattCTGCTCTGTGTGGAAGAGTGGGATCTGCTGGTGCAACGATGATGGGATTATCACACACCTCGAGCTTTGTAACAATAAATCTTTCACTATTAAAATACGATCTGAAGTTCTTACACCCGAGAGCCTTGCCCATCGCTCCAAGGTAGTCAGTAAGGTTCTCGAAACAGTGAAAGATGTTTGTCCCAATATTGTGGTTGTGGAATCACTGATCAATCCACAGGAAGTTGTCAGTCATCCTCTAAAACCTTCCTCAGAGCTCACTCTGTTTAGTGTTAGAGATCTTGCTGCAGCTGTCATCTCTCAAAAAGAAGCTGTGAAATCCGTTCATCGCCCTCTCTCACTGAAACGCCTTCTCCAGTTTGAGCCGTACGCTGGTTTGGACCTCAACACTCTACAGTGTATTCACAGTGACAAGAATGTCATGAAAGATGAGAAAATTTCGAACACATTCATTTATCATTTCACTAGTCAAATTTCCGATCCAAACAGTATTCTCATGTATAGACAAATGTTGAGCCAATCTCAAGCTTCTAATGTCAACATTCAGTCGGTCCGTCCCAAacaggaggtggtccaggCCCTTGAGACATGGAGGAGTGAGACTGAGGGAACTTACAGCTGTCTGAGGGAGACTCTCAACAAGTACAGCGTCTTCGCTGGGAGAAACCCTCTG GACCTAGCTGGTGTGGCTCATGATGATATTGATCCCTCTGTGTTTAGTATCAGTGGAGATGAGCTAACG GATCACCAGATACCCTCTACCCCTACCTTAG CGTCAGGTGAACTCTCCATTGATATGAATCAGAAGTCAACGATTAGAGAACACAATGATACTGTCTCTGTTGTGAAGACGCCATCATCAG ATGAGGGGTCCCTGTCATCAGAAAGACTCCAACACTCAGCAGCTCTGGTCCAGAGACTAGGAGCTACATCAGCTGGTACTGGGGACAGTCAACTccatagaagag GTTCTAGTGATTTGTCTGCTCTAAGGAACATTGTAGACACTGCAATCACTGGACAACTGGAGTACCAAATGAAGTATGGAGATGCTCACATACAG GATCCAGGGACTACCAGCGTCTATGAGTTGATGGTCAAGCATGGAGTCACTGACGAGCAGTTGGATAGAGAGATTGAACAAGGCGATCTTGCTCCAGTAGCTATGCACTTTGATAATGTGGAGCTCTACCTCAACCCACTGAAGTTGAATGGAAATGAACAAGCTGATGTGTGGCGAGAGACTTATTTAAGTAGAAGCAATCAAGTAGCAGTGATCACCTGTTTGTCAATCTGGAGGGGTCACGAACCCAGCGAAGCAACCTTCAGAGCACTGATTAGGATCTTATTGGATCTGAGGAAGGAAGAGCTAGCTACCAGGATTTGTCAGTACTTG GCTGATGGTAACGGTCAAGTTTATACTCAAAGAGCTGATAAATCTGCTGATTTAAAACCAGACATCATGTGTGAGGGGTCCCTGTCATCAGAAAGGCTCCAATACTCAGCAGATCTGGTCCAGAGAGTAGGAGCTACAATATCATCATCAACTTGTGAAGTCCATACTAGAAGAG GACTATCCGCTAATCGAGTTACACTCCAAGATCTTGTGAGCAGATACAGTCTAACTGACAAGCAGCTCAACAGTGAAATAGGGGACTCCGATATTCCCTACCTGGCCGAACATTTCAATGGTGTAAAGAGTGCAATGGGACTGACTCCTGCACAACAGGCCGATGTGAATAGGTTGTACTGTAATGAAGGAACTCAAGTAGCCATGACTGAATGCTTGATTCTCTGGAAAAGACACGATCCTTTCGCAGCAACTTACAAAGCTCTGCTGGAGTTGTTACTGGGACTGAGGAAAGACGAGATAGCTGATGATATCTGTCAGCACTTATCTCAAT ga